Proteins from one Ricinus communis isolate WT05 ecotype wild-type chromosome 9, ASM1957865v1, whole genome shotgun sequence genomic window:
- the LOC8277276 gene encoding protein DETOXIFICATION 19 isoform X2: protein MASGADSKDIVSPLLESRRREENDRENWCKKVLDVEEAKNQILFAFPMILTNAFYYLITLISVMFAGHLGELELAGSTLANSWCAVTCIAFLAGLSGALETLCGQGFGAKLYRTLGIYLQASYLGYKGAALSASISLWISAIVLIVYVIFEKKFEHTWEGFSFESFQYILTTLKLALPSAAMVCLEYWAFEILVLLAGMMPNAEVTTSLIAMCVNTEAVAYMCTYGLSAVASTRVSNELGADNPGRAKSSMLVTLKLSIFLALVIVLALLFGHNLWAGLFSNSSSIIEAFASVTPLLAVSITLDAVQGILSGVARGCGWQHLAVYANLATFYFIGMPIAALLGFKFKLYAKGLWIGLICGLFCQAFTLLLISLRIKWTKIALSGAREKENSNFA from the exons ATGGCATCAGGAGCAGATAGCAAAGATATTGTTTCACCATTGTTAGAGTCTAGGAGACGTGAAGAAAATGATAGAGAGAACTGGTGCAAGAAAGTATTGGATGTGGAAGAGGCAAAGAATCAGATATTGTTTGCTTTTCCAATGATCTTAACTAATGCTTTCTATTATTTGATAACCCTTATCTCTGTTATGTTTGCTGGTCACTTGGGGGAGCTTGAACTTGCTGGTTCTACCCTTGCCAATTCATGGTGTGCTGTAACCTGCATAGCTTTCTTG GCAGGACTGAGTGGAGCACTTGAGACACTTTGTGGTCAAGGATTTGGTGCAAAACTATACAGGACGTTAGGAATTTATCTACAAGCATCCT ATCTTGGTTACAAAGGAGCTGCATTATCTGCTTCTATTTCGCTATGGATTTCGGCCATTGTGTTGATTGTATATGtgatttttgaaaagaaatttgagcATACGTGGGAGGGCTTTTCATTTGAATCATTTCAATACATCCTGACAACCTTGAAGCTTGCCCTGCCCTCTGCGGCAATGGTATG TTTGGAGTACTGGGCTTTCGAGATATTGGTGTTATTAGCAGGAATGATGCCCAATGCCGAAGTAACTACGTCGTTGATTGCTATGTG TGTCAACACAGAAGCTGTTGCTTATATGTGTACCTACGGTCTTAGTGCTGTCGCCAG CACAAGGGTGTCCAATGAATTGGGAGCTGACAATCCAGGCCGAGCAAAAAGTTCCATGCTTGTTACTCTGAAGCTGTCTATTTTTCTTGCTCTGGTGATTGTTTTGGCTCTACTATTTGGCCATAACCTCTGGGCTGGCTTATTCAGCAACAGCTCATCAATTATAGAGGCTTTTGCCTCAGTGACTCCTCTGCTTGCAGTCTCGATCACACTCGACGCTGTTCAAGGGATTTTATCAG GAGTGGCCAGAGGATGTGGTTGGCAGCACTTGGCTGTGTATGCTAACTTGGCAACATTCTACTTTATTGGGATGCCAATTGCAGCCCTCCTTGGGTTTAAGTTCAAGCTTTATGCCAAG GGATTATGGATAGGTCTTATATGTGGTCTCTTCTGCCAAGCCTTCACCCTCTTGTTGATCTCCCTACGCATCAAGTGGACTAAAATAGCTCTATCAGGAgctagagaaaaagaaaattcaaacttCGCTTAG
- the LOC8277276 gene encoding protein DETOXIFICATION 18 isoform X1, producing the protein MASGADSKDIVSPLLESRRREENDRENWCKKVLDVEEAKNQILFAFPMILTNAFYYLITLISVMFAGHLGELELAGSTLANSWCAVTCIAFLAGLSGALETLCGQGFGAKLYRTLGIYLQASCIISVLFSIIISVIWIYTEPIFIFLQQDPQIAKLAALYLKYLIPGIFAYAFLHNILRFLQTQSVVMPLIALSGIPTCLHIGLTYALVNWTDLGYKGAALSASISLWISAIVLIVYVIFEKKFEHTWEGFSFESFQYILTTLKLALPSAAMVCLEYWAFEILVLLAGMMPNAEVTTSLIAMCVNTEAVAYMCTYGLSAVASTRVSNELGADNPGRAKSSMLVTLKLSIFLALVIVLALLFGHNLWAGLFSNSSSIIEAFASVTPLLAVSITLDAVQGILSGVARGCGWQHLAVYANLATFYFIGMPIAALLGFKFKLYAKGLWIGLICGLFCQAFTLLLISLRIKWTKIALSGAREKENSNFA; encoded by the exons ATGGCATCAGGAGCAGATAGCAAAGATATTGTTTCACCATTGTTAGAGTCTAGGAGACGTGAAGAAAATGATAGAGAGAACTGGTGCAAGAAAGTATTGGATGTGGAAGAGGCAAAGAATCAGATATTGTTTGCTTTTCCAATGATCTTAACTAATGCTTTCTATTATTTGATAACCCTTATCTCTGTTATGTTTGCTGGTCACTTGGGGGAGCTTGAACTTGCTGGTTCTACCCTTGCCAATTCATGGTGTGCTGTAACCTGCATAGCTTTCTTG GCAGGACTGAGTGGAGCACTTGAGACACTTTGTGGTCAAGGATTTGGTGCAAAACTATACAGGACGTTAGGAATTTATCTACAAGCATCCTGTATCATATCTGTTCTGTTCTCTATTATCATATCCGTCATCTGGATTTATACAGAGCCTATATTCATCTTCCTTCAACAAGATCCTCAAATTGCAAAACTTGCTGCTCTTTACTTGAAGTACCTTATTCCCGGAATATTTGCATATGCCTTCCTGCATAACATCTTGAGATTTCTTCAGACACAATCTGTTGTTATGCCCCTTATCGCATTGTCCGGAATCCCAACTTGCTTACATATTGGTCTTACTTATGCATTGGTGAATTGGACAGATCTTGGTTACAAAGGAGCTGCATTATCTGCTTCTATTTCGCTATGGATTTCGGCCATTGTGTTGATTGTATATGtgatttttgaaaagaaatttgagcATACGTGGGAGGGCTTTTCATTTGAATCATTTCAATACATCCTGACAACCTTGAAGCTTGCCCTGCCCTCTGCGGCAATGGTATG TTTGGAGTACTGGGCTTTCGAGATATTGGTGTTATTAGCAGGAATGATGCCCAATGCCGAAGTAACTACGTCGTTGATTGCTATGTG TGTCAACACAGAAGCTGTTGCTTATATGTGTACCTACGGTCTTAGTGCTGTCGCCAG CACAAGGGTGTCCAATGAATTGGGAGCTGACAATCCAGGCCGAGCAAAAAGTTCCATGCTTGTTACTCTGAAGCTGTCTATTTTTCTTGCTCTGGTGATTGTTTTGGCTCTACTATTTGGCCATAACCTCTGGGCTGGCTTATTCAGCAACAGCTCATCAATTATAGAGGCTTTTGCCTCAGTGACTCCTCTGCTTGCAGTCTCGATCACACTCGACGCTGTTCAAGGGATTTTATCAG GAGTGGCCAGAGGATGTGGTTGGCAGCACTTGGCTGTGTATGCTAACTTGGCAACATTCTACTTTATTGGGATGCCAATTGCAGCCCTCCTTGGGTTTAAGTTCAAGCTTTATGCCAAG GGATTATGGATAGGTCTTATATGTGGTCTCTTCTGCCAAGCCTTCACCCTCTTGTTGATCTCCCTACGCATCAAGTGGACTAAAATAGCTCTATCAGGAgctagagaaaaagaaaattcaaacttCGCTTAG